In Leptospira stimsonii, one genomic interval encodes:
- a CDS encoding transglutaminase-like domain-containing protein, with translation MPSSDSYFDSLSFPPEKLEEKFYQLEFAGVEDKIQVMREIAEMVPWQFRISDFVDEFKDPTLRVFARSISSIVHLERINTRYMLLAGKGHINDYSDLEEAVFLLSSVGDPDASYHEFKIYLDQLALRVEELCDLNPEYVSEELKVHFLTRVLSSEENFQGNNDQYDDPNNSFVTRIVRTRKGIPISLSAIYLLVGQRLSLPLYGVNMPLHFLLHFDSPDYETFIDPFHGGVLLDKSTCIRFLEANSFTPSERYFTRASTLSIIKRMYRNLIHIYRKEQYRDMEDILARQLLILENKLKA, from the coding sequence TTACTTTGATTCTCTTTCCTTTCCGCCCGAGAAGTTGGAAGAAAAATTCTATCAATTGGAATTTGCGGGTGTAGAAGATAAGATACAAGTCATGCGCGAGATCGCGGAAATGGTTCCCTGGCAATTTCGAATCAGCGACTTCGTTGACGAGTTCAAAGATCCTACGTTACGAGTTTTTGCACGTTCCATTTCTTCGATCGTACATCTTGAGCGTATTAATACTCGTTATATGCTTCTCGCGGGCAAGGGACATATCAACGATTACTCTGATTTGGAAGAAGCCGTGTTTCTTCTTTCCAGCGTAGGCGACCCCGATGCTTCCTATCATGAATTCAAAATTTATCTGGATCAATTAGCTCTTCGGGTAGAAGAACTCTGCGATCTCAATCCGGAATACGTTTCTGAAGAACTCAAGGTTCATTTTTTGACTAGGGTTCTTTCTTCCGAGGAAAACTTTCAAGGGAACAACGATCAATACGACGATCCGAACAATTCTTTCGTAACTCGCATCGTGCGCACTCGAAAAGGAATCCCGATCTCTTTGTCAGCCATATATCTTCTCGTAGGACAGAGGCTTTCTCTTCCGCTTTACGGTGTGAACATGCCTCTTCATTTCCTTCTTCATTTTGATTCTCCCGATTACGAGACGTTTATCGATCCGTTTCATGGAGGAGTTCTTCTGGATAAGTCGACTTGTATTCGATTTTTGGAAGCGAATAGTTTTACTCCGAGCGAACGATATTTCACTCGCGCGAGCACTCTTTCCATTATCAAAAGGATGTATCGAAATCTGATCCATATCTACCGTAAGGAACAGTATCGCGATATGGAAGATATTCTCGCTCGTCAGCTCTTGATTCTTGAAAACAAACTGAAAGCGTAA
- a CDS encoding SRPBCC family protein, which yields MKPKIFPQIDSDLDLVFERIVDVPRELVWAAWTKPEHIVKWFTPAPWKTIDCEIDLRPGGIFSTTMQSPEGENFPNIGCYLEVIPNEKLSWTDALQPGFRPSPDPTHPFGFFTGILTLEPHGKGTKYVATAIHGNSINRKKHEEMGFHEGWGKALDQLVELAKTMKL from the coding sequence ATGAAGCCTAAAATTTTTCCTCAGATCGATTCCGATCTGGATTTGGTCTTTGAAAGAATCGTGGACGTCCCTCGGGAATTGGTCTGGGCCGCTTGGACAAAGCCGGAGCATATCGTAAAATGGTTCACACCCGCACCTTGGAAAACGATCGATTGCGAAATCGATCTTCGTCCTGGCGGAATTTTTAGCACTACGATGCAGTCTCCGGAAGGAGAGAATTTTCCGAACATTGGCTGTTATCTGGAAGTGATTCCGAACGAAAAACTTTCTTGGACCGATGCTCTTCAACCCGGATTTCGTCCTTCTCCGGATCCCACACATCCTTTCGGATTTTTTACGGGTATCCTCACTTTGGAACCTCACGGAAAAGGGACGAAGTACGTCGCGACCGCCATCCACGGAAACTCGATCAATCGTAAGAAACACGAAGAGATGGGTTTTCACGAAGGCTGGGGAAAAGCTCTCGATCAGTTAGTAGAACTTGCGAAAACAATGAAACTCTAA
- a CDS encoding polyprenyl synthetase family protein encodes MKVSVLKDSLVRKFDKKLEAIIREDLKILAEIKTYTIRSGGKRIRPILHYCLCQLLGYSGKYWLDVGAIAELIHAASLLHDDVVDEAETRRGLQSVGSKFGNKTAILAGDYLLACGIDHLNGLGYPELMDIFTQVIKDLSVSELIQMEWEKNPKITLEIYNRVVYGKTASLFGAVTSAAGILSEKSDKEKKKLRQFGIDLGSFFQKKDDAIDYFSPASKSGKVPLKDFYNGLYTYPILLLLENADKNDKKLVHSLFAKSERSPGDGVVILSLLSRYQVREQMDSEFQNIAENLMKFLNGFEESGIRNLLKDQILKLLEE; translated from the coding sequence GTGAAAGTATCTGTACTGAAAGATTCTTTAGTTCGTAAGTTTGATAAAAAACTGGAAGCGATCATTCGCGAGGATCTCAAAATTCTTGCAGAGATCAAAACCTATACGATCCGATCGGGCGGAAAACGAATTCGTCCGATATTGCACTATTGCCTTTGTCAACTCCTCGGGTATTCAGGTAAATATTGGCTCGACGTCGGCGCCATTGCAGAGCTGATTCACGCCGCGAGTTTGCTTCACGATGACGTCGTGGACGAGGCCGAGACCAGACGCGGACTTCAGAGCGTAGGTTCCAAGTTCGGGAATAAGACCGCGATTCTTGCCGGTGATTATCTCCTAGCCTGCGGAATCGATCATCTCAACGGCCTCGGTTATCCGGAACTCATGGATATTTTTACCCAGGTGATTAAAGACCTTTCGGTTTCGGAACTCATTCAGATGGAATGGGAGAAAAATCCCAAGATTACATTAGAAATATATAATAGAGTCGTTTACGGAAAGACCGCTTCTCTTTTCGGCGCTGTTACTTCAGCGGCGGGAATTCTTTCCGAAAAATCGGACAAGGAAAAGAAAAAACTCAGACAATTCGGGATCGATCTCGGTTCCTTTTTTCAGAAAAAAGACGACGCAATCGATTATTTTTCTCCGGCGAGTAAGAGCGGTAAGGTCCCTTTGAAGGATTTTTACAACGGACTTTACACGTATCCGATTCTTCTTCTCTTAGAAAATGCGGATAAGAATGATAAGAAGCTGGTTCATTCCTTGTTTGCGAAATCCGAACGATCTCCCGGAGACGGAGTCGTGATTCTAAGTCTACTTTCCCGTTATCAAGTGCGGGAACAGATGGACTCTGAGTTTCAAAACATTGCTGAAAACTTGATGAAATTCTTAAATGGCTTTGAAGAATCCGGGATTCGCAATCTTTTAAAAGATCAAATTTTAAAACTCTTAGAAGAATAG